One stretch of Natronobacterium gregoryi SP2 DNA includes these proteins:
- a CDS encoding XapX domain-containing protein has product MNYELVFLGLVTGAITGGFFALFDVPIPAPPELPGLMGIVGIYLGYKIVKSLDLTVDLAGTFGF; this is encoded by the coding sequence ATGAATTACGAACTCGTCTTTCTCGGACTCGTTACTGGGGCGATAACTGGTGGTTTCTTCGCGTTGTTCGACGTGCCGATCCCAGCACCCCCGGAACTACCGGGACTGATGGGGATCGTCGGGATCTATCTCGGCTACAAGATCGTCAAGTCGCTAGATCTAACCGTCGATCTTGCCGGGACGTTCGGCTTCTGA
- a CDS encoding helix-turn-helix domain-containing protein: MQPTAESVPERNVSIPNDLESPRAKLVYLYLAAHGDCQADRLCTDLELSKSTVLSITSTLRKRGHLERRDGQYELTH; the protein is encoded by the coding sequence ATGCAACCGACTGCGGAATCTGTTCCGGAGCGGAACGTATCGATTCCCAACGACCTCGAGTCGCCGCGTGCAAAACTCGTCTACCTCTACCTCGCAGCACACGGGGACTGTCAGGCCGACAGACTCTGTACAGACCTCGAGCTATCGAAAAGTACCGTGCTCTCGATTACAAGTACGCTCAGAAAGCGAGGCCACCTGGAGCGACGAGACGGCCAGTACGAGCTCACCCACTAG
- a CDS encoding HD domain-containing protein, whose translation MSDAAATDDARRVYAPDDDHAFPDEKLNRILEFVEDDEEIQTYLEAQNVNAVDRMQYNDHGTKHIEIVRNRALCLYDLLKEGGVGFHAEQQGLEEEDEAVIVALAATLHDVGHVVHRDEHVYYSIPLAADILDRVLPEFYDVAETVRVKGEVLHAILCHHTAETPLTTEAGVIRVADALDMESGRSRIPYEHGGRGINTLSSQAIERVSLHEGDTRPVMVEIAMTNAAGVYQVDNLLKAKLRDSGLEDEIRIVAVNTNENHEQLVERIEL comes from the coding sequence ATGAGCGATGCTGCCGCCACCGACGATGCTCGTCGCGTCTACGCGCCCGACGACGACCACGCCTTCCCCGACGAGAAACTAAATCGCATCCTCGAGTTCGTCGAAGACGACGAGGAGATTCAGACCTATCTCGAGGCACAGAACGTCAACGCGGTCGACCGGATGCAGTACAACGATCACGGCACGAAACACATCGAAATCGTTCGCAACCGCGCGCTGTGTCTTTACGACCTCCTGAAGGAGGGTGGCGTCGGATTCCACGCCGAACAGCAGGGTCTCGAGGAGGAAGACGAGGCGGTAATCGTCGCACTCGCGGCGACGCTACACGATGTCGGCCACGTGGTCCACCGTGACGAGCACGTCTATTATTCGATTCCGCTTGCGGCTGACATCCTCGACCGCGTTCTCCCGGAGTTCTACGACGTCGCCGAAACCGTCCGGGTTAAAGGCGAAGTGTTGCACGCAATTCTCTGCCATCACACCGCCGAGACGCCGCTGACGACCGAAGCCGGCGTCATCCGCGTGGCCGACGCGCTGGACATGGAGAGTGGCCGCTCACGTATTCCCTACGAACACGGTGGTCGTGGGATCAACACGCTCTCGAGTCAGGCTATCGAGCGTGTCTCCCTTCACGAGGGCGACACCCGGCCGGTGATGGTCGAGATTGCGATGACGAACGCCGCTGGCGTCTACCAGGTCGACAATCTGTTGAAGGCGAAACTCCGCGACTCCGGGCTCGAGGACGAAATCCGGATCGTCGCCGTCAACACGAACGAGAACCACGAACAGCTCGTCGAACGGATCGAACTCTGA
- a CDS encoding redoxin domain-containing protein, which yields MVNTGDTAPDFTAPLANGDIDSFTLSDRLKDEAPIVLAFFPGAFTSVCTEEMCTFQDRLSAFDNVDATVYGVSRDSPFTLNEFRAQNDLEFGLISDLNKTVVDEYSVEMDFDDLGVYGVAKRSVFVIDGDGEVTYAWSSDDPGVEPEYAEVEVAAEDAT from the coding sequence ATGGTAAACACAGGAGATACCGCGCCCGACTTCACCGCACCGCTTGCCAACGGCGACATCGACTCGTTCACGCTGTCGGATCGACTCAAGGACGAGGCACCGATCGTCCTCGCCTTTTTCCCCGGCGCGTTCACGAGCGTCTGCACAGAGGAGATGTGTACGTTCCAGGATCGCCTGTCGGCCTTCGACAACGTCGACGCGACCGTCTACGGTGTCAGCCGCGACTCGCCGTTTACGCTCAACGAATTCCGTGCGCAAAACGACCTCGAGTTCGGACTTATCAGCGACCTCAATAAGACGGTCGTCGACGAGTACAGCGTCGAGATGGACTTCGACGATCTCGGCGTCTACGGCGTCGCAAAGCGCTCGGTGTTCGTGATCGATGGCGACGGCGAGGTTACGTACGCCTGGAGTAGCGACGACCCGGGAGTCGAACCGGAGTACGCCGAAGTCGAGGTTGCAGCGGAAGACGCGACTTGA
- the tatA gene encoding twin-arginine translocase TatA/TatE family subunit: MVVEIAPLFAPIPGGPELLIILFIAILLFGANKIPKLARSTGEAMGEFQKGREKVETELDEMRESDFEDLDENDEDFVDTEPVTSAEEETETEPN; this comes from the coding sequence ATGGTAGTCGAAATCGCACCGCTGTTCGCCCCCATCCCAGGGGGTCCGGAACTCCTGATCATCCTCTTCATCGCCATCCTGCTGTTCGGGGCCAACAAGATCCCGAAGCTGGCACGGTCGACCGGCGAAGCCATGGGCGAATTCCAGAAGGGACGTGAAAAGGTCGAAACGGAACTCGATGAAATGCGCGAAAGTGACTTCGAAGATCTCGACGAGAACGACGAGGACTTCGTCGACACCGAACCCGTCACCAGCGCCGAAGAGGAGACCGAAACGGAACCCAACTAA
- a CDS encoding acyl-CoA dehydrogenase family protein, with protein MQYADSERARDVADRARELMEDIVLPRERDRAGGVPISSGTVAELRDAAREYDIYAPQIPEEYGGMGLGFRDSLPVFEEAGRSILGPVAMRVDAPDEGNMHLLEMAGDDLQKETYLESLVAGEITSGFSMTEPMQGAGSDPKMIQTTAEKDGDEWVIDGHKWWTTQGLDADVLIVLARTDEDVHPYEGCSLFLVPADADGVGVVRDVPHMGGSSHGISHAEIVYDNVRVPEEHLLGEQNQGFVHAQARLGPARLTHCMRYSGMAQRALEIAKAYTSERQGFDSTLSEKQSLRHRIADAETRLHVARTAIRDAADRIAAGNEARVPVSMCKVFTANATQDAIDLAVQCCGANGIGKDLPLSDFYEAVRQFRIVDGADEVHRRVIARAAFEDVNKDELEPLTRFGEPNR; from the coding sequence ATGCAGTACGCTGACTCGGAACGAGCACGGGACGTTGCCGACCGTGCCCGCGAATTGATGGAAGACATCGTCCTCCCGCGAGAGCGCGACCGCGCCGGCGGCGTCCCGATCTCGAGTGGCACCGTCGCGGAACTGCGAGACGCCGCCCGCGAGTACGACATCTACGCGCCACAGATACCCGAGGAGTACGGCGGGATGGGACTTGGCTTCCGGGACTCGCTTCCGGTGTTCGAGGAAGCCGGCCGGAGCATCCTCGGCCCGGTCGCGATGCGCGTCGACGCCCCCGACGAGGGGAACATGCACCTGCTCGAGATGGCCGGCGACGACCTCCAGAAGGAAACTTACCTCGAGTCGCTGGTCGCCGGCGAGATCACATCCGGGTTCTCGATGACCGAGCCGATGCAGGGAGCCGGTTCGGACCCGAAGATGATCCAGACTACTGCGGAGAAAGACGGCGACGAGTGGGTCATCGACGGCCACAAGTGGTGGACGACCCAGGGACTCGACGCCGACGTCCTGATCGTCCTCGCACGAACCGACGAAGACGTCCATCCCTACGAAGGCTGTTCGCTCTTTCTCGTCCCCGCCGACGCCGACGGCGTCGGGGTCGTCCGCGACGTGCCCCACATGGGCGGCTCGAGTCACGGCATCTCCCACGCCGAGATCGTGTACGACAACGTCCGTGTCCCCGAGGAACACCTGCTCGGCGAGCAGAACCAGGGTTTCGTCCACGCACAGGCGCGTCTCGGGCCCGCGCGCCTGACACACTGTATGCGCTACTCGGGGATGGCCCAGCGCGCACTCGAGATCGCGAAAGCCTACACGAGCGAACGCCAGGGCTTTGACTCGACGCTCTCGGAGAAACAGTCGCTTCGCCACCGCATCGCCGACGCCGAAACCCGACTCCACGTCGCCCGGACCGCGATCCGGGACGCCGCCGATCGAATCGCCGCTGGCAACGAAGCCCGCGTCCCCGTCTCGATGTGCAAGGTGTTCACCGCGAACGCCACCCAGGACGCGATCGACCTCGCGGTCCAGTGCTGTGGCGCAAACGGCATCGGCAAGGACCTCCCGCTGTCGGACTTCTACGAGGCCGTCCGACAGTTCCGCATCGTCGACGGGGCCGACGAAGTCCATCGCCGCGTCATCGCACGTGCTGCGTTCGAGGACGTAAACAAAGACGAACTCGAGCCGCTGACCCGGTTCGGCGAGCCGAATCGGTGA
- a CDS encoding type II/IV secretion system ATPase subunit has protein sequence MATDEADQSDAGDISEGEASDAASEAERTPKDEVEPQSSVRPGEYTWADFMEESGYADEVSTLYPDDPHSGDQLGLETGEEIDPDPPSGDDWDAVSFDPASYLGHHPDDIESYVLPTAGDNHDLLEAEFLEYVDPETTPVVKDVWTWEHYKWEYYYEDDGSRPRDVGGEIVPHEPEATLGFDPDEIEGRLEKASDAATKLAEVVDERTVNVQEDVDEDEFFSTATGATTLANRYDLEKAVPLEKKRHFQELERYWVNKPYAYVVIFHSEKENEKKYYVIEPYLNEIEGELQEFLSGKLRKTIKYSDEGVKEKAGEEGRRDVIEEETRNLLKRYDLFEDATDGAGVTERGLLATIKGLLNDEEDVEIEANPDELEGITVRPEPVVLEEDPDTLNEYQVEKLLYLLKRNFIGYERIDGIKHDINVEDISCDGYNSPVFVYHSEYEQIISNVYHGEDELDDFVVKLAQRSGKGISKRLPQVDATLPDGSRAQLTLGKEVSDHGTNYTIRQFKDVPFTPIDLINWNTFSLDEMAFLWLCIENHKSLIFAGGTASGKTTSLNAVSLFIPSSAKIVSIEDTREVELPQRNWIASVTRPSFSDDEQGDVDEFDLLEAALRQRPDYIVMGEIRGEEGRTLFQVMSTGHTTYTTFHADSVDEVLKRFTTDPINVSKTMFTALDLVSIQTQTRVQGQKVRRNKSLTEINHYEAEHDEINVQDVYQWQAETDEFLKMGDSNTLEEIQFDRGWSREKLERELFKRKVILAYLIKNGLNTYAEVAATAQAFINDPDTILTLVANGQLEDSLQDLREMESVLIDVDPEKEELVPRPEAGSKVERTATNVLERAEESLFEQYRGEVPTGLASALGDVEAEHEIEVGAESDDETGGGDGVAETDDWTPSADVTGVGADDAVGRDTDVDGSPAWLADDSGFDVGTDEGDATTTAADPDETETGLVTASESNASTERKPVVDGFNMATADRETDDDSTDTAGPTDAVDQGAAGPGPEPESARGPSADTDDPDSVPSDEPDDEDFAGLFDDIDETLDEINEMEPTELDEPNDTTGDDQPVFSVTEHGFGSTSGSDTSDGEDSTKDDEKPIERSSTANENETANRELPAIDADEDATTEDDLESHTDDAVTASFDEERLSSSDGAIDDEHSDRTSGANDRERDPPTIELGDGEHENDGSAGDVASEESEDGASIFESDAESGSSSLFSEDDAAESSGEGESLFDKRQSPPDSDSIFDAADEDTHDGHTDEDTDA, from the coding sequence ATGGCTACTGACGAGGCCGACCAGTCGGACGCCGGCGACATCTCAGAGGGCGAGGCGTCCGACGCTGCGTCGGAGGCGGAACGAACCCCCAAAGACGAGGTGGAGCCACAGTCGTCGGTCCGTCCCGGAGAGTACACGTGGGCTGACTTCATGGAAGAGTCCGGCTACGCCGACGAAGTGTCCACGCTGTATCCCGACGACCCCCACAGTGGAGACCAGCTCGGCCTCGAAACCGGCGAAGAGATCGACCCCGATCCGCCCAGTGGGGACGACTGGGACGCCGTCTCGTTCGACCCGGCAAGCTACCTCGGTCACCACCCGGACGACATCGAGAGTTACGTGCTTCCGACCGCCGGTGACAATCACGACCTGCTCGAGGCGGAGTTTCTCGAGTACGTCGATCCGGAGACGACCCCGGTCGTCAAAGACGTCTGGACGTGGGAACACTACAAGTGGGAGTACTACTACGAGGACGACGGGAGTAGACCCCGCGATGTCGGTGGCGAAATCGTCCCGCACGAACCGGAAGCGACGCTCGGGTTCGATCCTGACGAGATCGAAGGCCGACTCGAGAAAGCGAGTGACGCCGCGACGAAGCTCGCGGAGGTCGTCGACGAGCGGACGGTGAACGTCCAGGAAGACGTCGACGAAGACGAGTTCTTCTCGACTGCGACTGGTGCGACCACGCTCGCGAACCGCTACGACCTCGAGAAGGCGGTGCCACTCGAGAAAAAGCGTCACTTTCAGGAACTCGAGCGGTACTGGGTGAACAAACCCTACGCCTACGTCGTCATCTTCCACTCCGAGAAGGAAAACGAGAAAAAGTACTACGTGATCGAGCCATACCTCAACGAGATCGAAGGAGAACTACAGGAGTTTCTTTCGGGAAAGCTCCGAAAGACAATCAAGTACTCCGACGAGGGGGTCAAAGAGAAAGCCGGCGAGGAAGGCAGACGCGACGTCATCGAGGAAGAGACACGGAACCTGTTGAAACGGTACGACCTCTTCGAGGACGCCACTGACGGGGCCGGAGTTACGGAACGTGGCCTCCTTGCTACCATCAAGGGGCTACTGAACGACGAAGAAGACGTCGAGATCGAAGCCAACCCCGACGAACTCGAGGGGATCACGGTCCGGCCGGAGCCGGTGGTTCTCGAGGAGGACCCGGATACGTTAAACGAGTACCAGGTCGAGAAGCTGTTGTACCTGCTCAAGCGGAATTTCATCGGCTACGAACGCATCGACGGTATCAAACACGACATCAACGTCGAGGACATCTCCTGTGACGGCTACAACTCGCCGGTCTTCGTCTACCATTCGGAGTACGAGCAGATTATCTCGAACGTCTACCACGGCGAGGACGAACTCGACGACTTCGTCGTCAAACTCGCCCAGCGCTCCGGGAAGGGGATCAGCAAACGACTCCCGCAGGTCGACGCGACCTTGCCCGACGGCTCGCGGGCGCAGTTGACGCTTGGCAAGGAAGTCTCGGATCACGGAACCAACTACACGATCCGCCAGTTCAAAGACGTCCCATTCACCCCAATCGACCTCATCAACTGGAACACCTTCTCGCTGGACGAGATGGCGTTTCTCTGGCTCTGTATCGAGAACCACAAGAGTCTGATCTTCGCCGGTGGAACCGCCTCGGGGAAGACGACCTCGTTGAACGCCGTCTCGCTGTTTATTCCCTCGAGCGCGAAAATCGTCTCCATCGAGGACACCCGCGAGGTCGAACTGCCACAGCGAAACTGGATCGCTAGCGTCACCCGTCCCTCGTTCTCCGACGACGAACAGGGCGATGTCGACGAGTTCGACCTGCTCGAGGCTGCACTGCGTCAACGGCCCGATTACATCGTGATGGGTGAGATCCGTGGCGAGGAAGGGCGGACGCTGTTCCAGGTCATGTCGACGGGCCACACCACCTACACGACCTTCCACGCCGACTCCGTCGACGAGGTGCTCAAACGGTTCACGACGGACCCGATCAACGTCTCGAAGACGATGTTCACGGCGCTCGATCTCGTCTCGATCCAGACCCAGACGAGAGTCCAGGGACAGAAGGTCCGTCGGAACAAGTCCCTGACCGAGATCAACCACTACGAGGCCGAACACGACGAGATCAACGTCCAGGACGTCTACCAGTGGCAGGCAGAAACCGACGAGTTTCTCAAGATGGGCGACTCGAACACCTTAGAAGAGATCCAGTTCGACCGCGGCTGGAGCCGCGAGAAACTCGAGCGGGAACTGTTCAAACGCAAAGTCATCCTCGCCTACCTCATCAAGAACGGCCTGAACACCTACGCGGAGGTCGCCGCGACGGCACAGGCGTTCATCAACGACCCGGACACGATCCTCACGCTCGTCGCCAACGGCCAGCTCGAGGATAGTCTCCAGGACCTCCGGGAGATGGAGAGCGTCCTCATCGACGTCGATCCGGAGAAAGAAGAACTCGTCCCGCGCCCGGAAGCAGGCTCCAAAGTCGAACGCACTGCGACGAACGTTCTAGAGCGTGCCGAAGAGTCGCTGTTCGAACAGTACCGCGGCGAAGTACCGACCGGTCTCGCGAGCGCACTCGGAGACGTCGAAGCCGAGCACGAAATCGAAGTCGGTGCCGAGAGCGACGACGAAACGGGTGGTGGTGACGGCGTCGCCGAGACGGACGACTGGACGCCGTCGGCAGACGTCACTGGCGTCGGCGCAGACGACGCGGTCGGACGCGACACCGACGTCGACGGTTCGCCGGCGTGGCTGGCCGACGACAGCGGTTTCGACGTCGGAACGGACGAAGGCGACGCGACGACGACCGCCGCCGACCCGGACGAAACCGAGACGGGACTCGTTACCGCCTCGGAGTCGAACGCCTCGACAGAGCGAAAGCCGGTCGTCGACGGCTTCAACATGGCGACTGCAGATCGCGAGACCGACGATGACTCGACCGACACCGCTGGGCCGACTGACGCTGTCGACCAGGGCGCGGCCGGACCCGGGCCGGAACCGGAGTCGGCCCGTGGGCCGTCTGCCGACACCGACGATCCGGACTCTGTGCCCTCGGACGAGCCCGACGACGAGGACTTCGCCGGCCTGTTCGACGACATCGACGAGACGCTCGACGAGATCAACGAGATGGAACCGACCGAGTTGGACGAGCCAAACGACACGACCGGCGACGACCAGCCGGTGTTCTCCGTGACAGAGCATGGGTTCGGATCGACGTCCGGTTCCGACACGAGCGACGGCGAAGACTCCACGAAAGACGACGAGAAGCCGATCGAGCGTTCCTCGACCGCCAATGAGAACGAAACTGCGAACCGAGAGCTGCCTGCGATCGACGCCGACGAAGACGCGACCACGGAAGACGACCTGGAATCTCACACCGACGATGCTGTAACAGCTAGCTTCGACGAGGAACGGCTCTCGAGCAGTGACGGGGCGATCGACGACGAGCACAGCGATCGAACGTCCGGGGCGAACGATCGCGAGCGCGATCCGCCGACGATCGAACTCGGGGATGGCGAGCACGAGAACGACGGGAGTGCCGGCGACGTGGCGTCGGAAGAGAGCGAGGACGGGGCGTCGATCTTCGAAAGCGATGCCGAGAGCGGGTCGTCGTCGCTTTTCAGTGAGGACGACGCGGCCGAGTCGTCCGGTGAGGGAGAGTCGCTGTTCGATAAACGCCAGTCTCCGCCCGATAGCGATTCGATATTCGACGCTGCCGACGAAGACACCCACGACGGACACACCGACGAGGACACCGACGCATGA
- a CDS encoding type II secretion system F family protein has translation MSLETDSNRTDRGSGTDGFGDAFYPLYDRLFHEDSEFVADVETKLAQARMTDTVELYLSRALGVGFISGLALWLIGLTLGYGIFATGLVTVDAFGMPIQNQTLVEIVETLRVPALVFCTGLVFGTVGFTVGFGSLAAIPYSRASARKREINMLLSDSVSFMYALSVGGLNQLEIIEAMAEADDTYGEVAKEFQSIVNETDYFDVDYRTAIRKQALETPSDELSQFLTDMLSIVNSGGDMENFLEDKKEKHMRTAKQEQELTLETLELFGEMYMTLSLFPLLLIIIMVVMQMIPQAAVSNEMLYLTVYALIPLLGLGFLVLVSTVKHDEPGDGYLSMGGSETRAETGKSGVLDLGLVEQYTGGHSVFSRIKNREGTHETIEVLCRPHVFFRDNPLLTLAITVPASLVIVATVMMAGRVPTSWNGMVANPIWGTFVYVYVPLYVIAIPLAIFREWNVRHRTAVVNQLSEDLRKLSSANDTGMTLLESLKSVADTTNGRLAREFEMMHTKVNYGTSLKAALIEFNNKYHIPRLARTTRLITEAQEASNQITDVLRTAARASENHDDIERERKSRTRMQVVIIIMTFMTVLAVIAILKTQFIDTMAGLEAGGTADTADAGSGGGELAEADLSDNVDVDMLSVLFFHAVTLQGIISGFICGYIRDANILSGLKYAVALATIALVGWSLVA, from the coding sequence ATGAGCCTCGAAACAGACAGTAACCGTACCGATAGAGGCAGTGGCACAGACGGGTTCGGCGACGCGTTTTATCCACTGTACGATCGTCTGTTCCACGAGGACAGCGAGTTCGTTGCCGACGTAGAGACCAAACTCGCCCAAGCCCGAATGACCGACACCGTCGAGCTCTACCTCTCGAGGGCGCTCGGCGTCGGGTTTATCAGCGGATTGGCACTGTGGCTGATCGGCCTCACGCTGGGATACGGTATCTTCGCGACCGGGCTCGTCACCGTCGATGCGTTCGGGATGCCGATCCAGAACCAGACGCTCGTCGAAATCGTCGAAACACTTCGCGTCCCGGCGCTGGTCTTTTGTACCGGGCTCGTCTTCGGGACGGTCGGCTTCACAGTCGGGTTTGGATCGCTCGCCGCGATCCCCTACTCGCGTGCTTCGGCTCGTAAACGCGAGATCAACATGCTGTTGAGCGACTCCGTCTCCTTTATGTACGCACTGTCGGTCGGCGGCCTGAACCAACTCGAGATCATCGAGGCGATGGCCGAGGCCGACGACACTTACGGCGAGGTCGCAAAGGAGTTCCAGAGTATCGTCAACGAGACCGACTACTTCGATGTCGACTACCGGACAGCGATCCGGAAGCAGGCTCTCGAGACGCCAAGCGACGAACTCTCGCAGTTCCTGACGGACATGCTCTCGATCGTCAACAGCGGCGGTGACATGGAGAACTTCCTCGAGGACAAGAAAGAAAAGCACATGCGCACCGCCAAACAGGAACAGGAACTGACTCTCGAGACACTCGAGTTGTTCGGCGAGATGTACATGACGCTGTCGCTGTTCCCGCTTCTGTTGATTATCATCATGGTCGTCATGCAGATGATCCCGCAGGCGGCTGTGAGCAACGAGATGTTGTATCTGACGGTCTATGCGTTGATCCCGCTTCTCGGCCTCGGGTTTCTCGTCTTGGTTTCGACGGTCAAACACGACGAACCTGGTGACGGCTACCTGTCGATGGGGGGGTCGGAGACGCGAGCCGAAACGGGGAAAAGCGGCGTTCTCGATCTCGGACTCGTCGAGCAGTACACCGGCGGTCACAGCGTTTTCTCCCGGATCAAGAACCGCGAGGGGACCCACGAGACGATCGAGGTCTTGTGTCGGCCCCACGTCTTCTTCCGTGACAACCCGCTGCTTACCCTCGCGATCACGGTTCCGGCATCGCTCGTCATCGTCGCGACAGTCATGATGGCCGGACGAGTGCCGACCTCCTGGAATGGGATGGTCGCCAACCCCATCTGGGGAACGTTCGTCTACGTCTACGTCCCGTTGTACGTTATCGCGATTCCGCTCGCGATCTTTCGGGAGTGGAACGTCCGTCACCGAACTGCCGTCGTCAACCAACTTTCCGAAGACCTTCGCAAACTCTCGAGTGCGAACGACACCGGGATGACGCTGCTCGAGTCGCTCAAATCCGTCGCGGACACGACGAACGGCCGACTCGCCCGCGAGTTCGAGATGATGCACACGAAGGTCAACTACGGGACGAGTCTGAAAGCGGCGCTCATCGAGTTCAACAACAAGTACCACATCCCGCGGCTCGCCCGGACGACGCGACTCATCACGGAGGCCCAGGAGGCGTCGAACCAGATCACCGACGTGCTCCGGACGGCCGCTCGCGCCAGCGAGAATCACGACGACATCGAACGCGAGCGCAAGTCACGGACTCGGATGCAGGTCGTCATCATCATCATGACGTTCATGACGGTGCTTGCGGTGATCGCGATTCTCAAGACGCAGTTCATCGACACGATGGCCGGCTTAGAAGCCGGTGGAACCGCCGATACGGCCGATGCGGGTAGCGGCGGAGGCGAACTCGCGGAGGCCGACCTGAGTGACAACGTCGACGTCGACATGTTGTCTGTTCTTTTCTTCCACGCCGTGACCTTACAGGGAATCATCTCCGGATTCATCTGTGGCTACATCCGCGACGCGAACATACTCAGCGGCCTGAAGTACGCGGTTGCACTGGCGACGATCGCACTCGTTGGCTGGTCACTGGTGGCTTGA
- a CDS encoding DUF7287 family protein — MIREHTRDGTNARERASESTSPSRERAQTAQDFAVGIGIFILAIAFVFAFLPSVVTPYDTATGGAETAQADRVADLLVEALSTESPNEIDGDDLSDYADMGDKELAGTFGLRTADEGVLVDHVNVTVQELDRTPTGEIDGIGTVYEDQPAASAARIVTIEGGVGDGLEENTPYRLVVRVW; from the coding sequence ATGATTCGAGAACACACTCGAGACGGCACGAACGCTCGAGAACGCGCGTCTGAATCGACGAGTCCGTCACGGGAGCGAGCACAGACGGCCCAGGACTTTGCGGTCGGGATCGGGATCTTCATCCTGGCGATCGCCTTCGTCTTTGCCTTCCTGCCGTCGGTCGTCACTCCCTACGACACTGCAACAGGTGGTGCGGAGACGGCACAAGCAGACCGGGTCGCGGACCTGCTCGTCGAGGCCCTCTCGACGGAGTCGCCAAACGAGATAGATGGTGACGATCTGAGCGACTATGCAGACATGGGAGACAAAGAGTTGGCCGGGACGTTCGGCCTGCGGACGGCCGACGAGGGTGTCCTCGTCGATCACGTGAACGTCACCGTTCAGGAACTCGACCGAACGCCGACAGGGGAGATAGACGGCATCGGAACCGTCTACGAGGATCAACCGGCAGCGAGTGCCGCACGTATCGTCACGATCGAGGGCGGAGTCGGCGACGGACTCGAGGAGAACACCCCCTATCGACTCGTCGTGAGGGTCTGGTGA
- a CDS encoding DUF7288 family protein → MPGKHVHRNADRGQAYTLEGFIGAMIVLMAVLLALQSVVITPTTGGATDRAVQAQIQQEIQDALVVASAAEEDDLSYMLRYWDGEGAFNGTEQSGPGQEVYDVETFGETFALGEILSDRFAEDGHSYNVELRYPTDDGEYGNQTLVYQGSPAPDAVTASYTVTLYDNQTVTSDESDGSLRGNVAADSETIPDKYDATSSLYNVVEVRVILW, encoded by the coding sequence ATGCCGGGAAAACACGTCCATCGAAACGCGGATCGTGGGCAGGCCTACACTCTCGAGGGCTTTATCGGCGCGATGATCGTCCTGATGGCCGTCCTGCTCGCGTTACAGTCGGTCGTGATCACGCCGACGACAGGTGGGGCCACAGACCGTGCCGTCCAGGCACAGATCCAGCAGGAGATCCAAGACGCCCTCGTCGTCGCGTCTGCGGCGGAGGAAGACGACCTCTCGTACATGCTGCGATACTGGGACGGCGAGGGTGCTTTCAACGGGACCGAACAGAGTGGTCCGGGTCAAGAAGTCTACGACGTGGAGACGTTCGGCGAGACGTTCGCGCTCGGCGAGATACTGTCCGACCGGTTTGCCGAGGACGGCCACAGCTACAACGTCGAACTACGGTATCCGACCGACGACGGCGAGTACGGCAACCAGACGCTCGTCTACCAGGGTAGCCCGGCCCCGGACGCTGTGACGGCGAGTTATACGGTCACGCTGTATGACAACCAGACCGTCACTTCGGACGAAAGTGACGGGTCTCTTCGCGGGAACGTTGCTGCAGACTCGGAGACAATTCCGGACAAATACGATGCTACCTCGTCCCTGTACAACGTCGTCGAAGTGCGGGTGATCCTATGGTAG
- a CDS encoding DUF7261 family protein — protein sequence MVERRRDHTRGQLILVGAIALAFIILGVIVVFNGVLYTETISSGETSQSGATEEVTGLEIEQSVGCLLEKSDTSTELEAEVDDLNDAYRALTAHSSPAVTSIEITDADYDPGDGESVNVTITYDSHDFSYSQTREIGPTDENCPDDS from the coding sequence ATGGTAGAGAGACGTCGTGACCACACGCGCGGCCAACTCATCCTCGTCGGTGCGATCGCGCTTGCGTTCATCATTCTCGGCGTCATCGTGGTGTTCAACGGCGTTCTCTACACGGAGACGATATCGTCGGGCGAGACGAGCCAAAGTGGAGCCACCGAGGAAGTGACTGGTCTCGAGATCGAGCAAAGCGTCGGGTGTTTGCTCGAGAAAAGCGACACGAGCACCGAACTGGAGGCAGAAGTCGACGATCTGAACGACGCGTATCGTGCTCTCACTGCTCACTCGAGTCCGGCAGTGACGAGTATCGAGATAACTGACGCGGATTACGACCCGGGCGATGGAGAGTCGGTAAACGTGACAATTACGTACGATTCACACGACTTCAGTTACAGCCAGACGAGAGAAATCGGACCAACGGACGAGAACTGTCCGGATGACTCATGA